One Gordonia pseudamarae genomic window, TGAGTCCATCCCCAAGCGGGTGCGTCATTGAACGACGCCCTGGACGTGTACATCGACGTCGGCGGTGAGCCCGTCCGGGCCGGTGTCGCCTATTTCACCGAGCACCGACACCGAGTGGGCACCACGTTCACCTACGATCCGTCATATCTGGCCCGTTCCGTTCCCGGGGATCTCGAACCCCGTCTGCCCCGGGTGGGTGGCCAGCAGTACGTCGACGGTCTGCCGGGAGCATTCGCCGACTCGGCACCCGACCGGTGGGGACGTAACCTCATCGACAAGGTCGTCGCGCAGCGCAGCGCGAAACCTCGCAGCGGCTGCCCGCTGCCACCGCGATCGACTATCTCGTCGGCGTCAGCGACATCACCAGACAGGGCGACCTCCGATTCGCCGACCGGAATGACACCGACGGCTTCCTCGCGCCGGGACACGATGTGCGCCGAGGCTCCTGGCCAAGGTTGGTGATCGAAATTCGTTACTTATCAGTCGATTTGATCGATCTGGTGTAGCGCGTATCGGCTATATCTCGGCGATGACGTTGCTCGGTGCCCGCGACGGCGACGAACGTGACTACGCCGATATCGCCGAGGCGCTGCCCGATTACGGCGCGTCCGTCAAGGCGGATCTCGCCGACCTGTTCCGACGCGTCGTCTTCAATGTCGCCATCCACAACACTGATGACCACCTGCGCAACCACGGCTTCCTGCGCACTCAGGGCGGTTGGTCGTTGAGCCCGGTCTTCGATGTCAACCCCGAACCCGACATCCACAAGCGCAGGGTGATGGGCATCGTCGGCAGCGTCGACGACGAGCCCGCCGCGCTCCTGGCGTTCGCCGACGAGTGCCGACTCACCAGCACGCAGGCGTCCGCGCTGGTGCGGGAGGTGGCCGAGGTGGTGGCCGGGTGGCGAGAAGCGGCAGCGCGCAATGGCATCCGTGCGCGCGATATCGAGCCCTTCGCGGAGGCCGTCGAATACGGCCTCGCCGTGCTCGGGCAGATAGCCTGATCACGGGGTGGGCCTTTCGAGTCGGGCTCGCGCATACCGGATCAGATGAGCAGCGTGCGGCACGACGCACCGCGGTCACCACAAGACGCCGGAGCCGACAGGCCGTCGCCACAGGCGTCAACGTATCAATGCGCTGCGACAGCCGAGTCTCAGACGGGAACTGCGACGACCGACCAGCGTTGGGGGAGTCCGCCGTCGTGGGTGAGGATGCCGCGCGACTCCAAGACGGTGAGATGGGCATGGGTTTCGCGGGTCGCCATCCGCCGCAGGGGCAACAGCAGATCGTCGAAGGGACGTGACCACGACACCGAGCGGGCGATCTCCCAGGCGGTGATCTGCGGATCGGCGGCGACGGCGGCGGTGATCTCATCGAACCGTTCCTCGTGATGGGACAGCAGGGCGGTGACGCGCTCGGCCAGTCCCCGGAAGCGGTACTCGTGCGACGGCAGGGCCTCCACGTCGGGGAGCTGTTCGGTGTGCGCCAGCGACACCAGGTAGGCCGCGAGCGGGTCGGTGGGCTGGAAGATGGTGGTGGACACGTTGGGGCTGATGCGCGGCAGCAGATGGTCGCCGGTGAACACCGTGCCCGCGTCCTCGTCGAGAAAGCACAGATGGCCGGGCGTGTGCCCGGGCGTCCACAGCGCCTTGACGTTCCAGCCGGGCAGGTTCAGCGGCTGGTGGTCGTCGAGTTCGACGTCGACGGTGCGCCCGTCGGGCAGCCTGGTGAACGAACGCATCCCCGTCTCGGGGATGTCGGTGGGAGCGCCGAGTCTGGCGAGTTGCTCGGTGGCCCAGGTTTGTTCGCGCTCGATCTCGCCCTCGTCGCGGAACCGCATGAACTTCGCGTCGTTGCCGTGCATGGCGAGGGTGAAGTCGGTGTGTTCGAGCAGCCGGGGCACGAGTCCGAAATGGTCGGGGTGCAGGTGGGTGATCGCGACGTACCGGATGTCGGTGATGTCGTGCCCGGTGGCGTGGATGCCGTCGACCAGTGCCCGCCATGTCTCGTCGGTGTCCAGGCCGGTATCGATGAGGGCGATGCCGTCGGGCAGGACCAGTGCGTAGACCAGGGTGTACCGCAGCGGGGACTGCGGCATCGGCACCGGAATGGACCACAGGCCGGGCCGGACCTCCTCGATCGGCGGTAGCGTCTTGGCGAGCCAGGCCTCACGCTGGCTGTGACCGGTTATTTCCACGGTGGACGTCATCGTGTGTGGCCTCCTCAAGGACGCGCAGGGCTGCTCCTCCATGAGACCACACATCTCGACAGCCATTCGGGAAGGGTTACGATAGCAAACCGGCGCGGCGGCGGAGCCGGGTTGACCACCGTGGCCGTCATCGGCGATCGTTGCGGCATGGATCGTGCGCAGCCGGGAACGCTACCGCTGGACGGGATCACCGTCGTCGCCCTCGAACAGGCCGTGGCCGCCCCGCTGGCCACCCGGCACCTCGCCGATCTCGGCGCCCGCGTCATCAAGGTGGAGCGGCCCGACGGCGGCGATTTCGCCCGGCGCTACGACGCCGACGTCCACGGCCTCGCCTCCCATTTCGTATGGCTCAACCGCGGCAAGGAATCGATCGCCCTCGACCTGCGTGACCCCGGCGACAACGCCCTGCTGCACCGGCTGATCACCCGCGCCGACGTGTTCGTGCAGAACCTGGCACCCGGCGCGGCGGCCCGCCTCGGCTTCGGCGCCGACGACCTGCGCGCCGATCATCGGCGGCTGATCGTCGTCGACCTGTCCGGGTACGGCGACGACGGACCATACCGCGACCGCAAGGCCTACGACATGCTGATCCAGGCTGAGACCGGGCTCATCTCGGTCACCGGAACCCCTGATGCCGCCGCCAAGACCGGTATCCCCGCCGCCGACATCGGCGCGGGTATGTATGTGCTCACCGCGGTGCTGGCGGCGCTGGTACGCCGGGGTGTCACCGGGGAGGGGGCGACGGTGTCGGTGTCGATGTTCGACGCCATCGCCGAGTGGATGACCCACCCGCTCTACATCCGGCTGTACGGCGGCAGACAGGTCGAACGCGCGGGCGTGGGCCACGCCGCGATCGTGCCCTACGACCGGTATCCGACCGCAGACGGAGAAATCCTGATCGGCGTGCAGAACGAACGCGGCTGGGAACTGTTGATGACCGAGGTTCTCGGCCGCCCCGAACTCGTCGACGACCCGCGCTACGCCACCAACATCGCCCGGGTGCGGCGCCGCGCCGAGGTAGACGCCCTGATCGCTGCCGAGACGGCCACGTTCACCACCGGTGAACTCGATGAACGGCTTGCCGCCGCCGGTGTGCCCGCGGCCGAGATCCGCGAACTCGACGGCCTGGCCGATCATCCGCAATTGCGGATGCGCGAGCGCTGGCGCACCGTCGGCACCGAGAAGGGCGAGGTACGGGCGGTGCTGCCACCGATGACGTTCGCCGATGTCGAACTGGCCATGGGCGATGTGCCGGCGCTCGGTGAACACACGGAGAAAATCCGCGCCGAACTCGCCTGGGCGCCATGCCGCGACGGCTATTCCGGGGGCGGCCCGCCTACCGGACCGAACACGTAGGCACCGGACCGCAGGAACGTGACAGGGTCACGGTCGGGACCGTCGACCAGTGGAGCCAGCGCCTCACGCAGCGCGATCCGCCAGCGTGCGGCGACCAGCGGTTCGGTGCGGCGCATCGACTCGATGTCGCCGGGCACCGGCACCACGACCGTGGCGGCATCGGAGATCACCCCCGGTTTACCCTGCGGATGATCATGGTCCTGCATGTCGATCGCGTACACCACCCCCGGACCACCTGGGTCGACGACGGGCGGGTCGGGCACCGGGACGTCGAGCGGCCACGACACGAACAGCCGGTCGGTGGCATCGGTGCCGGCGAGTTCCAGCCCGAGCTGCCCGTAGAAGTCGACCAGATAGTCGCGAGGCCGCGCACCCAGCTTGACCAGGTTGAAGTAGGCGTTGCGCGACACCAGCGGATCGAACGTCCAGGTGATCTCCGACAGCCCGCGCTCGATCGCCCACTCCCGCTGATACAGCTTGAGCGCGTGACCGAGGTTGTGGCCGCGGCCCAGCCTCGACACCCCGGTGATGTGGCTGTGCAGGGTGGTGCCGGCGGGCGCGCCGAAGAACCCGACACTGCCTCCGGCGAGGACACCATCGATGAATGCGCCCACCACATAGTTGCCGGTGTGCGCCAGCGTACGCAGCGTGTCGACGCCGATGACCCGGTTGCTGGGGTCCGGATGCCACACGTCATCGAAGACGTTGGCCAATGCGGCGAGATCATCGGAATCGGTGAGTTCACGGATCACCACATCGCGCTGTGTCGTCAGTGGGTCGGCCGAATGCTTCGGTGCCGACCCCGCGGGCGTAAGGGCCATGACTCGATTCTGTCATCTGTCCGTGGTCCCGGAGCCGGTTGCCGCGCTCTCGCGTGTGTCGGGAGAACCGGACATCGTGGCCGATGAATGACATGGGATGCTGGAACCCGTGAAATGCGAGCGAGGAGACGTGCTGCCCGTCCGGGCGACGATCGCCCTCGCCGTGCCCGCGCTCGCCGCGGCCGCTCACGGTAGGGCGGGCGATGTGTCCGCGTCGGCGTCGGATCTGGTGCTGCTGCTCGGGGTGGGCGCGCTGGCCGCGCTCGTCGCCGTGCCCTCGCAGCATGCCGCGTCGGCCGCCGTGCGTCGGCCGAAGTTGTCGATGCTGCGGACCGCCGGGGTGTTGTCGGCGGCGCAGATCTGTGCGCACCTCGTGCTCGCGGCGGGCACCCACGTGTCGCCCGGCCACGGCCTCGGGATGTCGTGGTCGATGGTGACCGCGCACGCGGTGGCGACCGGGCTGACGGCCGTCGTGGTCGCGGTGGCCGCCCAACTCGCCCATCAGGTCGGGGTGGTGCTGGTCGCCGCACGCCGCCTCGTGGCCGGGCACGAACATTCGTCGCGGCGGGCGCCCGCACCGGTCTTCGGTGTGGTGCGGGTGCCCTCGTCGGCCGCGCTGAGCGGTGCCGGCGGTGTCCGGGGGCCTCCGGGAACGGTCGCGGTACCGCACCTGTGACCACTGCGCGCCCGGACCGATGTCCCGGTACGCTCCCTGCTGTTGCCTGAAAGGCATTGAACTTCATCATGTTTCATTTCAATCGGTCGTCCGCGACCGCTCTCTGTGCTGCCGCGGTCCTCGGCGGAGCGTGCGCGACGCTCGGCGCCGGGGCCGCGCAGGCCCATGTCAGCGCCAACGCACCCACCCTCACCCAGGGTGGCTACGGGGTGGTGACCTTGGTGGTGCCCAACGAATCGGACACCGCGTCCACCACATCGGTCACCGTCACCCTGCCCCGGCTTAAATCGGCCCGACCCGAGACGACCACCGGCTGGAAGGCCGAGGTCACCAAGGATCCCCGGACGCAGGAGGCCACCGCGATCACCTGGACCGCCGAACCCGGCACACCCGGTGTGCCCGTCGGGCAGTTCGCCCAGTTCCGGCTGGCCGGCGGTCCGTTCCCCGACCAGAACACCGTCGAACTGCCCGCCGTGCAGGTCTACTCCGACGGCCAGAAGGTCGCCTGGGATCAGAGCACACCCGAGGGCGGCGACGAACCCGAACATCCCGCGCCCACGTTGACCCTCCCCGAGGGTGACGGCCACGACGGCCACCACGGCACACCGTCGGTGGCGGCGGACACCGACGGCGAGGGCACCGACACCGTCGCCCGCTGGCTCGGCGGTGCCGGACTGGCCGTCGGTATCGCCGGTGTGGCGTTCGGGGTGGCCGCCGGACGTCGGCGCCCGGGTGGATCCGATGCGTAGCCGCGGGCTCGCCGCGACCGTCCTGGCGCTGCTGCTGGCGCTGGTGGGAGTGGTGTTCGCCGCGTCCGCGGCGGCGCACTCCGGGCTCACCTCGTCGGTACCCGCGCAGGATGCTCAGCTGACATCCGGTCCGGCCGAGGTGGTGCTGACGTTCAACGAACCGCTGCAGGAACAGTTCGCGGTGATGACCGTCGTCGGCCCCGACGGCAACTACTGGCACGACGGCACCGCGGTCGTCGACGGCCCGCGGGTGCGGGTGGCGCTGCGCCCGCTCGGGCCGGTCGGCGCCTACACGGTCAACTACCGGGTCACCTCCGCCGACGGACACCCCGTCGAAGGGCAGCGCCGTTTCACGCTGACCGTCGTCGGTACCGGCACACCCGGCACGTCGGCGAGTGAGGATTCCGGCTCCGGTGACGGTGTTCCGGTGTGGCCGTTCATTATCGGCGCGGTCGTCGTCATCGCGGCCGGTGTGGGCGCGATGTTCGTGCTCTCGCGCCGCCGGAAGAGCTGACCCGGTGACCCCGGCCGACGGCCGCACGCGCGCCCTGCTGGTGGTTGCCTGCGTGCCGGTGATGGCCGTCGGTCTGGTCGCCGCCCGGTTGTCGGGTGCGGCCGGCGGCGCCGCCGACACCGCCGGTGCCGGCTCGTTGCCGGCCGTGGTGACACTGGCCGCCGCGGTCCTGCTCATCGGTCTCGGCACGTTGCCCGCCCTGGGCGCCGCACCGTCGCCGATGGCGGTCGGCGTGGTCGGCGGGGTGTGGGCGGCGGCGTCGCTGGTGGCGGCGTGGGCACGAGCGGCCGACCAGGTGGGTGTGGGTGTGGGTGAGGTGGCGCTCGGACAATTCTCCGAGGTGATGCGTCACGGTGCTCCCGACCTGGTTGCCGCGACGTGCGCGCTCGCCGTCATCGGCTGGGCATGCGCCGACCTGATCACCGACACCTCGGTGCCCGTGCAGTCGGTGGCGGTGCTCGGTGGCGTCGGCCTCGTCGCCGTCGCCATTTCGGCGCACCCCGGCACCCACGCGGTGATGCCGGTGCTGGTGGCGGTTCATGCGCTGGCCGCGGCCTGGTGGTGCGGCACGCTCGCCGCGCTGGTGCTCTCGGTGCGCGGCCGGTCCGGCTGGGCACGATCGCTGCCGCGGTTCTCCGAACTCGCGCCGTGGGCGGTGCTGGCGCTGGTACCGACCGGGGTGGTGTCGGCGATCATCGAACTGGGGTCGGTGTCGTCGCTGTTCACCACGGGGTACGGGCTGATCGTCGTCGGCAAATCGGTCGGACTGGGCCTACTGGTGGCGATCGCGGCCCGGCATCGCCGCCGTTGGGTGCCCGACGCGGCCCGGCATCGGGGCACCGAAAATCAGGCCATTCGCCGGGCCGCGACACAACTCGCCGTGATGGCGGTGGTTCTGGGGCTGGCGGTGGGGCTGTCGGTCACCGCCCCCTGACCACCACGTGCGGGCTACCGCTTTTTATCGGGCCGCTCGACATCCCACACGGCGTTGAGTTCGTCGATGAGGTCGGTGGCCATGTGCAGCGTCGACAGGTGGCTGTCGCCGGGCAGCGGATACAGCTTGGCATCGGGCAGCAGCGCCACCATATGCTCACCGTGCGAGAACGGGATGATGTGGTCGGCGTCGCCGTGCCACCAGCGCACCGGGACCTTGATGTCGGACACCTGGAAACCCCAGTCGGAGGCGAAGGCGAGGATGTCGGCGAACGGGGCATCCATCTGCCGCCGCCCACCGAAGATCAGGTCGTTGAGGAACATCGCCGAGAACTCGGGCCGGGCCAGGGCCTCACGGTCGGCCTTGGGGGAGGTGAGCCCGTACAGCTTGACCGCGGTGTCGCCGAACGGACGGGCCACCGACAGAACCGAACTGATCACATGACCGATGGGGGCACCGGCGACGCGGACCAGCGGTGCCGCGCGGACGCCGAGTTCCATCGCGCCGCCACCGATCCGCTCCGGGCCGACGGTGGGTGCGACGCCGCCGAGGATGCCGACCGTCACCACCCGGTCGGGAAACGCCGCCGCCGTCGCCAACGAATACGGCCCGCCACCCGACAGCCCGATGACTGCGAAGTCGTCGATGCCGAGCGAATCGGCGACCGTGGCCAGGTCGGCGGGGAACTCCGAGATCGACGCGTACCGGTGGGCGGTCGACGCGCCAACCCCCGGCCGGTCCAGGCCGATGATCCGGAAGCCCTTCTCCGCGGCGTAGGCACGTGCCTGCAGTGGGATCTGCCGACGTGCACCAGGCGTACCGTGCAACCAGAAAAATGTGCGCCCACCAGGCTCGCCCCATTCGGCGAAGCCCATTCGCCGACGCTCGCCAACCTTGATCGATCCTTCGATCTTCGGACGTTCGACTTCCATCATGCGCAATAGAATCGCATGGTGTGGATCACACTGTCACCATCGGGTCCCATTCACCACAGTCAAATGTCAGACATGTCGGATACGTGGCCCCCGCGCGGGCGGTGAGCGCGTACCGTTTGAGGTTGTGAGCCCTGAGATTCTGCAGCGCGCGCAGCGCAGCGTCCGCCATCTCGTGCGTCCCTACCCGCTGCGCGATATTCCGGCCGGCTCGATGCTTGACCTGCCCGGACGCGGCCGGACATTCGTCACCGACTCCGGTCCGCGGGACGCACCGGCGGTCATCCTGCTGCATTCGGTGCTGACCACCGGGCTGCTGTGCTGGTATCCGGTGATTCCGGCGCTCAACGAGCGCTATCGCGTCATCACCCTCGACCACCGGCGTCACGGCCGGGGCATCAGATCCGACGACTTCTCCCTCGACGACGCCGCCGACGACACCGTTGCCGTCGCCGACGCACTCGGCGTCGACAGGTTCACCGCCGCCGGCTTCTCGATGGGCGGCGGTATCGCACAACTCATCTGGCGGCGGCATCCGGGGCGGCTCAACGGAATGGTGCTGTGCTCGACCGGTCCGTTCTTCTCCGAACAGGATCCGCGCGCCCAGGCCGTCGCCGACCGGGTCGGTCGGCTGGCCACCCCCGTCTACCGGATGCTGCCGAAGTCCGTACGCCTGGACGACACCGACGCGCACACCACCGTGTGGGCGTTCCGGCAGTTCTTGTCCACCTCGCTGCCCGACTTCGGGATGTTCGGAGAAGGGCTGGGGCGCTTCGACTCCCGCGACTGGCTCGGCGACATCGACGTCCCCACCTCCGTGCTGGTGTCCACCCGCGACAAGGTGGTTCCGCCGTCCCGGCAACAACTGCTCCTCGACGGCATTCCCGGCGCCCGGCGTTTCGAGGTACACGGCGGGCACGCCTGCTGCGTGCTCGGTGCCGAGGACTTCATCGCACCTTTCGGTGCCGCCGTCGACGCGGTCGCCATTCGGGGCACACTCGCACCGCCGACTCCGTGACCGGCTCGCTCTCGGACCCCGGACGCGGTTTCCGCGCTCCCGGGTGGACACAGAGGCTGCGCTCGATGCGGTACGCGGACGCACCGCGGGCGATCGGTGGCGTCACCGGGTTGTGGTACGGAGTCCGATGCGTTGCGTTCCTACCCGGACAGCGGTCCGACGATCGTCTCGAGTGACCTGCTTGAGACGGAACCGCGCAGGATCGGGGTGCGCAGTCTCGACGCGCTGCACCTGGCCGGTGCGCCGGGTATCGACGCACCGGTGATCGCGACCTACGATCTCGGGCCGGCCGAAGCGGCCCGTGCGCACGGCCTGAAGGCTGTCGCGCCGGAGTGACCCACGCGGGATGGCCATTGTTCGGTGAATGGCCCAGGGAATGGCCACTGTTCAGGGGAAGTGTGATTCACCTCGAGTCAAAAATCCCCGCCCGACCGTGAGGTCGACCGGGGATTCGCGTGCCCCCACCAGGGCTCGAACCTGGGACCTGCGGATTAAAAGTCCGTAGCTCTACCAACTGAGCTATAGGGGCAGCAGTGCCTTGCGTCAGCGAGGCACGGATGAGTGTACACGGCGATCGGAGACCGTTTTCGGGGGCCTTGACCGGCGTCGCGGCGGCTTTGTCGGCGCCCGGACGGGAGAAATCGCTTGGTGGACGTCGATGACGGTGCGCGGGCGTAAGAGGAGCGTTTTCCTTGGTGATTGGGTCGCCGGGTATGTCCGGTTCTCGATTGGCCTGCATAGGGGGCCGCGACCGGAGAAAATATGACCTGAACAGGTGATTTGTAGTTTTCTGCTGCCGTGTCATAAGCTGATGCGGCTCCCAACGGGAACCGGCCCCCTTCGTCTAGCGGCCTAGGACGCCGCCCTTTCAAGGCGGTAGCGCGGGTTCGAATCCCGTAGGGGGTACGCTGTTCGAGCCCCTACGGGTGAGGGCAACAACAGAATATGGCCCTGTGGCGCAGTTGGTTAGCGCGCCGCCCTGTCACGGCGGAGGTCGCGGGTTCGAGTCCCGTCAGGGTCGCTTTATGGTTTCGGTTTCGTGCCGGCGCCGTCCGGCCAGGTAGCTCAGTTGGTACGAGCGTCCGCCTGAAAAGCGGAAGGTCGTCGGTTCGATCCCGACTCTGGCCACTCTCGAAAGCCCACCCCACGCGGGTGGGTTTTTCTGTTTCCCGATGAGGTTCGCGGCGGATCCTCGGGTCCGGGCCCGGCCGGCCGAAATGGGGTTCGTGGCTATGCTGACCTGCTGGTTTGGGAAATATCAGGGTCATGTCATAAGCTTGTGCAGCTCCCACGGGAGTGGCTCCCAACGGGAACCGGCCCCCTTCGTCTAGCGGCCTAGGACGCCGCCCTTTCAAGGCGGTAGCGCGGGTTCGAATCCCGTAGGGGGTACGCTGTTCGAGCCCCTACGGGTGAGGGCAACAACAGAATATGGCCCTGTGGCGCAGTTGGTTAGCGCGCCGCCCTGTCACGGCGGAGGTCGCGGGTTCGAGTCCCGTCAGGGTCGCTTTATGGTTTCGGTTTCGTGCCGGCGCCGTCCGGCCAGGTAGCTCAGTTGGTACGAGCGTCCGCCTGAAAAGCGGAAGGTCGTCGGTTCGATCCCGACTCTGGCCACTCTCGAAAGCCCACCCCACGCGGGTGGGCTTTTCTGTTTCCCGACACCTGTGCGATCGCCGGCTTTCGCTGGTACCGATCAACCGCACGGCGCGGTAGGCGACCGTTCACCGTATTGTCTGCCGAGGCGCTTCGGGTGTGAGGCGTGTCGTCGTAGGCTGGGACAGTTGTCAGATTCACAGGTGTACCAGGAGGAAGACATGTCGACGGCCAGCGCTCCCGTCCCGAATCGGTCCGAGATGAGCCCGCTGCGGTTCCTGGAACGCTCAGCGAAGGTCTTTCCCGACCGTACCGCCATCGTCTACGGCGGGCGCAGCTATACCTACGCCGAGTTCGCCGACGAGGCGCAGCGTCTGGCGCGGGTCCTGGCATCGAAGATCGAACCGGGTGAACGGGTGGCTTATCTGGCGCCGAACATTCCGGAGATGCTGATCGCGCACTTCGCCGTTCCGCTGGCCGGGGGTGTGCTGGTGGCGCTGAACTCGCGTCTGGCGGGTGCAGAGCTGGCATACATCCTGAATCACTCCGAGTCGACGATCCTGGTGGCCGACGCCGAGTTCCACAGCACCGTCGCCGCCATCACCGACGTGATCCCGAGCCTGCACACCGTCGTCGAGGTGGACGATCCGGAGTTCGGGACACCGGCGGGGCCCGACGAGATCGAGGGCCTGGTCTCCTACGCCGATTTTCTGGCAGGCGCCGAGGACCTGCCGGCCCGGCCGTGGACCGTCGACGACGAGAGCGCCGTCATCACCATCAACTACACCTCCGGCACCACCGGAAAGCCCAAGGGCGTCATGTACACCCATCGTGGTGCGTACCTGAACTCCTTCGGCGAGACCTTCCACAACCAGTTCACCGGCCACACCCGCTACTTGTGGACGCTGCCGATGTTCCACTGCAACGGCTGGTGCACACCGTGGGCGGTGACTGCCGCCTCGGGTACTCACATCTGTCTGCGGGCGGTGCGCGCGGACGCCATCTGGGCGGCCATCGACGACCTCGGTGCCACTCACATGTGCGGTGCCCCGACGGTGTGTACGACGATCGTCGGTGCCGATCAGGCGCACGAGTTGGACCGGCCGCTGCGTATCACCACCGCCGGTGCACCGCCGTCGCCGACGGTCATCGGCCAGCTCACCGCCCTCGGTATCTCGGTGGTGCACGTGTACGGACTCACCGAGGTGTACGGGCCGTTCACCATCTGCGAATACCAGGACGCCTGGGACGAGTTGCCCGCCGACGAGCGCGCGCAGAAGTTGTCCCGGCAGGGTGTGTCGATGGTGCAGGCCGAGGATGTGCGCGTCGTCGACCGCGAGGCCCGGGGTCTGGTGGACGTACCGGCCGACGGCGAGTCGATGGGCGAGATCCTGCTGCGCGGCAACAACGTGATGGCGGGCTACTTCAAGGATCCCGACGCCACCGCGGAGGCCTTCGCCGGTGGCTGGTTCCATACCGGCGACCTCGGCGTCATGCATCCGGACGGCTACGTGCAGCTGCGCGACCGGGCCAAGGACATCATCATCTCCGGCGGCGAGAACATCTCCACCGTCGAGGTGGAACAGGCCCTGGTCAGTCACGACGCCGTCCTGGACGTCGCCGTCGTCGGGGTGCCCGACGAGAAGTGGGGCGAACGCCCGCGCGCATATGTGCTGCTCAACGACGGAGCGACCCTGACCGCGGGTGAACTCATCGAGTATGCACGAAAGATGTTGGCGGGATACAAGATTCCGCGAGACATCGTCTTCCCCGCCGATCTGCCGCGCACCTCCACCGGCAAGGTGATGAAGTTCGAACTCCGCAAGCAGGCCGCGTCGGAATAGGGTTGGCCGCCCACACATCGCGGTCAGTTCCGGATTCCGGAGCTGATCGCGATGTTCTTGTGAGAGTTCGGGGTCACGCCAGGGCCAGGAAGAGCTTCTCCAGCTTTCTGGAGTCGACGTTCTCGGGGCCCTCGGTGATGATGCAATGTTGGAGGCCGGTCGCGACCAGGGCGTAGCCGCTTCGGCCGAGGGCCTTGTTGACGGCGGCGAGCTGGGTGAGGACGTCCTCGCAGTCCTGGCCTTCCTCCAGCATCCGGATCACCGTGGCGAGGTGACCGTGGGCACGTTTGAGGCGCGTGACGATGGGTTTGGTGCCTTCTTCGGGGATCTTCACGCGACGGCTCCGGTGAGAGTGTCCAGCATCGACCCGAGTAGTGTGCGGGCCTCGGTGGCGACCACGTCGAGTTCGGCGGTGCCGGTGAACGCGGGCATGACGCCCGGATCCATGATCTCCACCAGTGAGCCGTCGCCGTGGGCGCTGACCACGACGTTGCAGGGCAGCAGGGCGGCAACGCGCGGGTCGGCCTGCAGTGCCTGATGGGCCAGCTGAGGCCGGCACGCGCCGAGAATGATCTTCGGGGCGACGTCGACGTCCAGCTTCTTCTTCAGTGTTGCCGCGATGTCGATCTCGGTGAGCACACCGAAACCGACACCGGCGAGAGCTTCACGGACGGCGGGCACCGCCTGCTCGTACGGCAGGTCGAGTGTGCGGCTCATCGTGAATTCGGTCATGTCGGCCTCCTTGCCGGTTCTTTCCTGGACAACAACCATCATTGCATAACCCCCCGGGGGGATGCTAGGTTCGCCATGTCACATCCCCCTAGGGGGTTAAAACCCGGGGTCTATCGCAGCCTGGGTCTATCGCAAGGAGTGCCACATGTCCGACGTCACCACCGGCCCACCCGATATCCGGCCCGGCTCCACCGCGTCGCCGCTCGCGCGCCTCGGTATCTGGGTGAGCGAACACGGCAAGATCGTGACCGCCGTATGGGTGCTGCTAGTCGTCGGGCTCGGTATCTTCGCCCCGTTCGTGGAGAAGAACCTGTCGGGCGCCGGCTGGCAGGCGCAGGGTTCACAATCCGTGCAGGCGCGTGAACTGGCGCAGGAGCACTTCGGTGGCAACGCCTCGCATGCGATTCAGGTGGTCATCCGCAGCGACGACGCTCCGCTCACCGACGGTGACGGTCCCGCGATCATCGCCGAGGTCACCCGGATCCTCAAGGCGGACAGTCGTATCGCCGAGGTCGTGGCACCGCAGCCCGGTGCTACGCTCAGCGCCGACGGCCGTACCGCCGTCGTGCTCGGCGGAGCGGGTGCCGAT contains:
- a CDS encoding alpha/beta fold hydrolase, with product MSPEILQRAQRSVRHLVRPYPLRDIPAGSMLDLPGRGRTFVTDSGPRDAPAVILLHSVLTTGLLCWYPVIPALNERYRVITLDHRRHGRGIRSDDFSLDDAADDTVAVADALGVDRFTAAGFSMGGGIAQLIWRRHPGRLNGMVLCSTGPFFSEQDPRAQAVADRVGRLATPVYRMLPKSVRLDDTDAHTTVWAFRQFLSTSLPDFGMFGEGLGRFDSRDWLGDIDVPTSVLVSTRDKVVPPSRQQLLLDGIPGARRFEVHGGHACCVLGAEDFIAPFGAAVDAVAIRGTLAPPTP
- a CDS encoding copper resistance D family protein; the encoded protein is MTPADGRTRALLVVACVPVMAVGLVAARLSGAAGGAADTAGAGSLPAVVTLAAAVLLIGLGTLPALGAAPSPMAVGVVGGVWAAASLVAAWARAADQVGVGVGEVALGQFSEVMRHGAPDLVAATCALAVIGWACADLITDTSVPVQSVAVLGGVGLVAVAISAHPGTHAVMPVLVAVHALAAAWWCGTLAALVLSVRGRSGWARSLPRFSELAPWAVLALVPTGVVSAIIELGSVSSLFTTGYGLIVVGKSVGLGLLVAIAARHRRRWVPDAARHRGTENQAIRRAATQLAVMAVVLGLAVGLSVTAP
- a CDS encoding DUF302 domain-containing protein encodes the protein MTEFTMSRTLDLPYEQAVPAVREALAGVGFGVLTEIDIAATLKKKLDVDVAPKIILGACRPQLAHQALQADPRVAALLPCNVVVSAHGDGSLVEIMDPGVMPAFTGTAELDVVATEARTLLGSMLDTLTGAVA
- a CDS encoding AMP-binding protein, whose translation is MSTASAPVPNRSEMSPLRFLERSAKVFPDRTAIVYGGRSYTYAEFADEAQRLARVLASKIEPGERVAYLAPNIPEMLIAHFAVPLAGGVLVALNSRLAGAELAYILNHSESTILVADAEFHSTVAAITDVIPSLHTVVEVDDPEFGTPAGPDEIEGLVSYADFLAGAEDLPARPWTVDDESAVITINYTSGTTGKPKGVMYTHRGAYLNSFGETFHNQFTGHTRYLWTLPMFHCNGWCTPWAVTAASGTHICLRAVRADAIWAAIDDLGATHMCGAPTVCTTIVGADQAHELDRPLRITTAGAPPSPTVIGQLTALGISVVHVYGLTEVYGPFTICEYQDAWDELPADERAQKLSRQGVSMVQAEDVRVVDREARGLVDVPADGESMGEILLRGNNVMAGYFKDPDATAEAFAGGWFHTGDLGVMHPDGYVQLRDRAKDIIISGGENISTVEVEQALVSHDAVLDVAVVGVPDEKWGERPRAYVLLNDGATLTAGELIEYARKMLAGYKIPRDIVFPADLPRTSTGKVMKFELRKQAASE
- a CDS encoding alpha/beta fold hydrolase translates to MMEVERPKIEGSIKVGERRRMGFAEWGEPGGRTFFWLHGTPGARRQIPLQARAYAAEKGFRIIGLDRPGVGASTAHRYASISEFPADLATVADSLGIDDFAVIGLSGGGPYSLATAAAFPDRVVTVGILGGVAPTVGPERIGGGAMELGVRAAPLVRVAGAPIGHVISSVLSVARPFGDTAVKLYGLTSPKADREALARPEFSAMFLNDLIFGGRRQMDAPFADILAFASDWGFQVSDIKVPVRWWHGDADHIIPFSHGEHMVALLPDAKLYPLPGDSHLSTLHMATDLIDELNAVWDVERPDKKR
- a CDS encoding metal-sensitive transcriptional regulator, producing the protein MKIPEEGTKPIVTRLKRAHGHLATVIRMLEEGQDCEDVLTQLAAVNKALGRSGYALVATGLQHCIITEGPENVDSRKLEKLFLALA
- a CDS encoding PIN domain-containing protein, which gives rise to MRSYPDSGPTIVSSDLLETEPRRIGVRSLDALHLAGAPGIDAPVIATYDLGPAEAARAHGLKAVAPE